The DNA region GGAACCAACTAAAACAGCAACCTAGAACTAATAGTGGAGGATTTTGGCATAAAAATATTTACCCAAATCAGATTTGGCTAGACGGTTTGTATATGGCGCAACCTTTCTATATAGAATATGCAGCGATGGCAAACAAAGATTCTGTTTTTGATGATGTTGTCAATCAATTTATTTACATAGCAGAGAAAACTACAGATCCTATAACAGGATTGATGTATCACGGTTTGGACGAAACCAAAATAGAAAAATGGTCGAATCCCAATACAGGACTTTCTCCTCATTTTTGGGCAAGAGCGATGGGATGGTATATGATGGCGTTGGTGGATATATTGGACTATTTACCAGAAAATAATGCAAAACGCCCACAACTATTGAAAATATTGAATAATTGCGCCAAATCTATAGTTAAAGTTCAAAGTAAAAAAAATAGTTTGTGGTATGACATATTGGATTTGGAAAATAAATCTGGCAATTATCCAGAAGCATCAGCATCTAGTATGTTTGTCTATACTTTGGCTAAAGGAGTACTCAAACAATATCTTCCTAGTGATTATCTGAAATCCGCTAGAAGAGGATTCTCCGCAATTGAAAAAGAATTTATTGAGATCAAGGATGGACAAACCAATCTGAATGGCACAGTTTCAGTTTCTGGTCTTGGCGGAAAAAAATATCGTGATGGTAGTTTTGAATACTATATGAGTGAAAAAGTAGTAACTAATGACCTAAAAGGAATTGGGGCATATTTGTTAGCCGCAGACGAGATTGACAAATCCTACACTATAAAACCCATCAAGCGAACAGTACTTTTGGACAATTTTTTCAATAATGAATATATCAAATCACCGTTTGGTTTGCAGCCATTTCATTATTTATGGGCGGAAGAAGACAATAACGGATTTTCATTTTGGGGAAATGTTTGGAATGATAACGGTTATCGTTGGGCAACTTTAAAAACAGAGCCAAAAACGTCTGATCTTTCTAAAGCAAACGTATTTATTATAGTTGATCCAGACAATGCAAAAGAAACGAAATCACCTAACTATATGTCCGAAAATTATGCAACTATAATTTCAGATTGGGTAAAAAATGGAGGTAAATTAATCTTACTAGCAAATGATTCCGGCAATTGCGATCTAACACATTTCAATATATTGGCAGAAAAATTTGGATTTCAATTCAATATGGATTTGAAAAATAAAGTACAAGGACACCAATTTGAACAAGGAGCAATCGAAATCCCTACCAACAATCAAGTTTTCCCCAATACAAAAAAGATTTACATAAAAGAGATTTCTACTTTTAAAATCAACGACACCAAAAATGTTAAATCTATACTTTCTCATAAAGGTGACATAGTTATGGTCGGCCGAAAATTTGGGAAAGGTACCGTATTTGCAGTAGGCGACCCTTGGTTGTATAACGAATACGTCGATGGTCGAAAACTGCCAGCAGACTATCAAAATTTTCAAGCAGCAAAGGATTTAGTTAAATGGATCTCAAAACTATAAAAAGATTAATATGCAATTAAATATAGAAAATATTGATTCTTTGAAGAATGCACATGTAATTCTTCCCACTAAAGAATCTTTCCAATATCCTGAAAAGGTTTTACAGTTTGGAACAGGTGTACTATTGAGAGGATTGCCTGATTACTATATAAATAAGGCAAATCAATCTGGATTTTTTAAAGGTAGAATAGTAGTAGTGAAATCTACGAATTCTGGAGGAGCCGATGCTTTTTCCGAACAAGATAGTTTGTATAGTGTTTGCGTACGAGGCACCGTCGATGGAACTTTAGTTGAGGAAGATATCATAAACAATAGTATTAGTCGTGTTATCAACGCCAATACTGAATGGAACAAGATACTGGAAACAGCTTCGAATAAGGATTTACGAATTATTATTTCCAATACGACAGAGGTGGGTATTGTCGATAGTGACGATAAAATAATGGATGCACCTCCTGCTAGTTTTCCAGGTAAAATATTGGCAATTCTATACAAACGTTTTGAAGTTTCCCCCGAAAATGGTTTTGTGATTCTACCGACAGAATTAATTTCCAACAATGGTGAAACACTAAAAAAAATAGTTGTCAATTTGGCTAAGAAAAATAATTTAGGTTCAGAGTTCGTTGACTGGATTATAACTAGAAATCATTTTTGCAATACGCTTGTTGACCGAATTGTGCCAGGCGCATATAACAACGAAAATCTGTCTTATGACGATAAATTGATGATTATGGCTGAGCCATTCGGACTATGGGCAATCGAAAGTAAGGAAGAAGAAGTAAAACAAATATTGGAATTCGCAACGATTGACAAAGGTATTGTCATCACACCTTCTATTGAGAAATTCAAGGAGATCAAACTGCGTTTACTGAATGGCTCTCACACCTTGACCTGTGCTCTTTCCATATTATCAGGATTTGAAACAGTGAAACAATCGATGCAAAATGAGACATTTTACCAATTAGTAAAAACTCTATTATTAGAAGAAATAGGACCAGCTATTCAATCAGACACCATTTCTGAAAATGATATTACAAATTTTAGCAATAGTATCCTTGATCGTTTTAGCAATCCTTTTTTGGAACATAAATGGTTATCCATTGCCACGAATTATACAGAAAAATTCAAACTAAGGTGCATTCCTATTTTGGATAAATGGTATAACAAATATCAATCGATTCCGCAATTTTTTTCTTTGGGACTCGCTGCATATTTACAACTTTTGTCGTCAGATATAGATATTTCAGATAAGTCGCAAAATACCATTCGGGAACTATGGAAATCTTCCTCTAATCCGATAAATGCGATTTTAAAAGAAACTTCTTTCTGGGGTCAGGATTTAACAATTTATGATGGTTTGGAAGAAAAATTAGCGTTTTACCTTGACAAAAATTTACAAAAAAACGCGATACAATACATGTCCGCGATTTTGAAAAACACAAATATTAGCGATGAAAAATAAGGTTTTACAGATTGCGCCAAAAGATAATGTATTGGTTGCATTG from Rhizosphaericola mali includes:
- a CDS encoding glycoside hydrolase family 88 protein — translated: MKKLFLHIGIIFSSVSICAQQSHKDALLQTSMQLLSKYIDTSTHEPKLRWSYDMGVVLEGAASMWKSSANGDYLKYIQNCIDPYLGADGHIKTYNIADYNIDNIKNGRALLLLYKVTLQKKYLTAATELWNQLKQQPRTNSGGFWHKNIYPNQIWLDGLYMAQPFYIEYAAMANKDSVFDDVVNQFIYIAEKTTDPITGLMYHGLDETKIEKWSNPNTGLSPHFWARAMGWYMMALVDILDYLPENNAKRPQLLKILNNCAKSIVKVQSKKNSLWYDILDLENKSGNYPEASASSMFVYTLAKGVLKQYLPSDYLKSARRGFSAIEKEFIEIKDGQTNLNGTVSVSGLGGKKYRDGSFEYYMSEKVVTNDLKGIGAYLLAADEIDKSYTIKPIKRTVLLDNFFNNEYIKSPFGLQPFHYLWAEEDNNGFSFWGNVWNDNGYRWATLKTEPKTSDLSKANVFIIVDPDNAKETKSPNYMSENYATIISDWVKNGGKLILLANDSGNCDLTHFNILAEKFGFQFNMDLKNKVQGHQFEQGAIEIPTNNQVFPNTKKIYIKEISTFKINDTKNVKSILSHKGDIVMVGRKFGKGTVFAVGDPWLYNEYVDGRKLPADYQNFQAAKDLVKWISKL
- a CDS encoding tagaturonate reductase, producing the protein MQLNIENIDSLKNAHVILPTKESFQYPEKVLQFGTGVLLRGLPDYYINKANQSGFFKGRIVVVKSTNSGGADAFSEQDSLYSVCVRGTVDGTLVEEDIINNSISRVINANTEWNKILETASNKDLRIIISNTTEVGIVDSDDKIMDAPPASFPGKILAILYKRFEVSPENGFVILPTELISNNGETLKKIVVNLAKKNNLGSEFVDWIITRNHFCNTLVDRIVPGAYNNENLSYDDKLMIMAEPFGLWAIESKEEEVKQILEFATIDKGIVITPSIEKFKEIKLRLLNGSHTLTCALSILSGFETVKQSMQNETFYQLVKTLLLEEIGPAIQSDTISENDITNFSNSILDRFSNPFLEHKWLSIATNYTEKFKLRCIPILDKWYNKYQSIPQFFSLGLAAYLQLLSSDIDISDKSQNTIRELWKSSSNPINAILKETSFWGQDLTIYDGLEEKLAFYLDKNLQKNAIQYMSAILKNTNISDEK